A window of the Hypomesus transpacificus isolate Combined female chromosome 22, fHypTra1, whole genome shotgun sequence genome harbors these coding sequences:
- the entpd2b gene encoding ectonucleoside triphosphate diphosphohydrolase 2 codes for MALRIYQIILPVALLLLGIIAILLLTIPTEDINEQPQFMYGIVLDAGSSHTAVYIYKWPSDKQNGTGVVTQHTECHVRGGGISSYAGQKGAAGLSLEECLTQAVRDVPKNRHAVTPVYLGATAGMRLLNISSPGQSEQILQEVGHKIRSYPFDYRGAAILSGREEGAYGWVTVNYLLENFIKYGFVGRWLSPGRATVGALDFGGASTQITFVTQEELEDKRDWMSLRLYGQEYSLYTHSFLCYGRDQVLRRILAHLFTSQGHPETVHHPCYPEGYTLTLRPEMMFDSPCTASQKPTSYDPQNALLSVKGTGHYEHCVGNVSEIFSFHSCPYSHCSFDEVFQPNVSGSFMAFSAFFYIHAFLQQATRITVSTPDQLEQAARAVCNMSYSQMLAVVPEQESRLQDYCATSVFTQVLLFRGYGFDDQSFRGVSFQKEAGDTSVGWALGYMLSLSSLLPGESVGLRKGLRPAAWAGVIFLLGLLLAAALVYVFLQVCREKKKNGSSNGAF; via the exons tATGGGATAGTCCTTGATGCAGGCTCCTCCCACACTGCTGTGTACATCTACAAGTGGCCATCCGACAAGCAGAACGGCACTGGTGTGGTCACTCAGCACACAGAATGTCATGTCAGGG GCGGAGGGATCTCAAGCTATGCAGGACAGAAGGGTGCGGCAGGACTCAGTCTGGAAGAGTGCCTAACCCAGGCGGTGCGGGACGTCCCCAAAAACAGACATGCCGTCACGCCTGTGTACCTCGGAGCAACAGCAGGCATGAGGCTCCTGAA CATCTCCAGCCCTGGCCAATCAGAGCAGATTCTGCAAGAAGTGGGTCACAAAATTCGGTCCTATCCTTTTGATTATCGAGGTGCGGCCATATTAAGCGGTCGAGAGGAAGGGGCTTATGGTTGGGTCACTGTCAACTACCTTTTGGAGAATTTTATCAAG TATGGTTTTGTGGGCCGCTGGCTGAGCCCAGGCAGAGCCACGGTGGGAGCGCTGGATTTCGGTGGGGCTTCCACCCAGATCACGTTTGTGACGCAGGAAGAGCTGGAGGACAAGAGGGACTGGATGAGTCTGCGTCTGTACGGGCAGGAGTactctctgtacacacacagcttcctcTGCTACGGACGCGACCAGGTGCTGAGGAGAATACTGGCACACCTGTTCACG tctcaGGGTCACCCTGAGACAGTGCATCACCCCTGTTACCCTGAAGGCTACACTCTGACCCTGAGGCCGGAGATGATGTTCGACTCTCCCTGCACTGCCAGCCAAAAGCCCACTTCCTACGATCCCCAGAATGCATTACTGTCTGTCAAAGGCACTGGCCATTATGAGCACTGCGTGGGGAACGTGTCGGAGATCTTCTCCTTCCACAGTTGCCCCTACTCCCACTGCTCTTTTGATGAAGTCTTCCAACCCAATGTCAGTGGCAGCTTCATG GCGTTCTCAGCCTTCTTCTACATCCACGCGTTCCTCCAACAAGCCACAAGGATCACCGTCTCCACCCCTGACCAGCTGGAGCAGGCAGCTAGGGCTGTCTGCAACATGAGTTACAGCCAG ATGTTGGCCGTGGTTCCAGAGCAGGAGTCTCGCTTGCAGGACTACTGCGCTACCTCTGTGTTCACCCAGGTGCTCCTGTTTAGGGGCTACGGGTTCGATGACCAGTCTTTCAGGGGTGTCTCCTTCCAGAAAGAG gcagggGACACGTCAGTGGGCTGGGCCCTGGGCTACATGCTCAGCCTCAGCAGCCTGCTCCCAGGGGAGAGCGTGGGGCTCAGGAAGGGCCTGAGGCCTGCAGCCTGGGCAGGCGTCATCTtcctcctgggcctcctcctGGCCGCGGCCCTGGTCTACGTCTTTCTCCAAGTCTGccgagagaagaagaaaaacggaAGCAGTAATGGTGCCTTCTAG
- the mamdc4 gene encoding apical endosomal glycoprotein, with product MWHSFSTCLKRYKEMGLLHGVLTLLLLMTLHWATGSQRDPCQSPEVQCDFVCDCNDCNDELDCGYRGREFVCDFEEPASCGWKDQSLEAGYSWERRQRGDALPDSGPSSDFTTGTASGWFMGVTSVQAGSPATAVLVSPAMRQSSPTCRLHLRYFLWDSGHTGLGAAPLWASLWREEVGQEAVVWRPDGTSVRGWREATVFLGRVPSTFRIRFHSRRYEGRRGDVAVDQLEFLDCAMPQPPQEESCAAGMLQCKNLGCVAQRQVCDGTDDCGDRTDEENCGGYWSCDFEEDVCDWDLRSLSPLRWKRTNQMNISLSDPRQGPGRDHSHNTASGHFLYVTAPETALKADWAAFQTPFLDPTNSTHPCKVVMYTHQFGPRAGGLSVLVADREIHPVWERGGALGDLWVKGELEVVTNMTFKILFVAAIRDKEYGGIAVDSITMSPECQISKGNNTAVRFPKPPPHPCTESDQICDFHVDCPEAQDEAKCGDFSYEGGSSGWTDSSIGGQGWQLKMYNATTKEQYLCVAQAPGQQLSEAQTRTPLLGPSGPACTLSFSFSLTGPPVHIGELSVRVIDSLLGEGPRLWEYAGKTGSSEEGAWLKEEIHLGVWDHRFQLEFLARSKVLGPDVQIAVKDVRFVNCHPDYFQSSSTELSCNFEEGLCNWYQDHADNFDWTVQSGMDHSTGIGKSLVVDMWSPSLRGLSGRLVSFPQPPTSQEHCLYFYYRLYGPDTGELKVKLHDPNGYEVLLWSRGGPHGNVWHEGHCPVAQQLTSFQLVFEAVRSGFDGEVALDDVALYKRPCSVPRACSFEGQACGFTSGYGPARWRLQNGFSTSTGPRTDHTLETQMGYYMMLDSDKEVLPQGAVSTLTSPLSWASYNPKCVNFWYHMGGKNPGSFSVYVKPEKGERVKIFSNSVSRGGVWRHGNGSISVSASDWQLEFEVEGAGGTHSYVALDDVILSNHPCHSPGEDCDLERGLCGWTNTQNTTLDKLDWELTSAEAESHYPTPPWDHTLGNERGHFLFLPSSSRDTANHNAQLLSPHLPSTKGTCLRFWAHKPSSGDSYLKVLRWSGVQSQQLLEVREVTSVWKRFDINITSAEEYQIVFEGFKGTSGVFALDDIQYTVGFNCAGAATDPLPTHPPDNAGGIAASIIVLLLLVATLAGVLCYFLREKKRAGSASQASCSDQGFSNDSYDQSLTDPTGGTRAGSGIFSVEENREEQP from the exons ATGTGGCATTCCTTCTCCACTTGTCTGAAGAGGTATAAGGAGATGGGCTTACTCCATGGAGTCTTAACTCTGCTTCTGCTGATGACCCTACACTGGG CTACTGGCTCTCAGAGAGACCCATGCCAGTCTCCAGAGGTGcagtgtgactttgtgtgtgaCTGCAATGACTGCAACGATGAACTAGACTGTG GCTATAGGGggagggagtttgtgtgtgacttTGAGGAGCCAGCGAGCTGTGGGTGGAAGGACCAGTCCCTGGAGGCAGGGTACTCCtgggagagaagacagagggggGATGCACTTCCAGACAGCGGACCCTCCTCTGACTTTACGACCGGGACGGCCTCAG GCTGGTTCATGGGCGTGACGTCGGTGCAGGCAGGTTCTCCTGCCACAGCTGTGCTGGTGTCTCCCGCGATGAGGCAGTCCTCCCCCACATGTCGCCTTCATCTCAGATACTTCCTGTGGGACTCAG gccacACAGGGCTGGGCGCCGCTCCACTGTGGGCCTCCCTGTGGCGAGAGGAGGTGGGGCAGGAGGCCGTGGTGTGGCGTCCCGACGGGACCAGCGTGCGTGGCTGGAGGGAGGCCACCGTCTTCCTGGGCCGCGTCCCCTCCACCTTCCGGATCCGCTTCCACTCCCGTCGCTACGAGGGTCGCCGTGGAGACGTGGCCGTGGACCAGCTGGAGTTCCTGGATTGCGCGATGCCAC AGCCCCCCCAGGAGGAGTCCTGTGCAGCAGGGATGCTGCAGTGTAAGAACCTGGGCTGTGTGGCGCAGCGTCAGGTGTGTGACGGCACCGACGACTGCGGGGACAGAACTGACGAGGAGAACTGTG gTGGGTACTGGAGCTGTGACTTTGAGGAGGACGTTTGTGACTGGGACCTGAGGTCTTTGTCCCCTCTCAGATGGAAAAGGACCAATCAAATGAACATCTCCCTGTCTGACCCTCGTCAGGGCCCTGGGAGAGACCACTCCCACAACACTGCTTCAG GTCACTTCCTGTACGTCACCGCGCCTGAGACGGCGCTCAAAGCTGATTGGGCCGCCTTTCAAACCCCGTTCCTGGATCCGACCAATAGCACACATCCGTGTAAG GTGGTGATGTACACCCACCAGTTTGGGCCCCGGGCCGGGGGTCTGTCTGTGCTGGTGGCTGACCGGGAGATCCACccggtgtgggagagagggggcgcgCTGGGGGACCTGTGGGTGAAAGGAGAGCTGGAAGTCGTCACCAATATGACCTTCAAG ATTCTCTTTGTTGCTGCCATCAGGGACAAGGAATATGGAGGGATCGCCGTGGACAGCATCACCATGTCCCCAGAATGTCAAATCTCTAAAG GAAATAACACAGCAGTAAGGTTTCCCAAACCACCCCCACATCCCTGCACGGAGAGTGACCAGATCTGTGACTTTCATGTTGACTGTCCAGAGGCACAGGATGAGGCCAAGTGTG GTGATTTCTCCTATGAGGGGGGTAGTTCTGGCTGGACTGACAGCAGCATTGGTGGACAGGGCTGGCAGCTGAAGATGTACAATGCTACCACCAAAG agcagtatctgtgtgtggccCAGGCCCCGGGGCAACAGCTGAGTGAAGCCCAGACAAGGACTCCTCTCCTGGGGCCCTCGGGGCCTGCCTGCACCCtcagcttctccttctccctcaccgGGCCGCCCGTACACATAG GTGAGCTGTCAGTcagggtgattgacagcctgctgggggaggggcccaGGCTGTGGGAGTATGCTGGGAAGACGGGGTCGTCGGAGGAGGGGGCGTGGCTGAAGGAGGAGATACACCTGGGGGTCTGGGATCACCGCTTCCAG TTGGAGTTCCTGGCCCGTTCGAAGGTGCTCGGCCCGGACGTTCAGATAGCTGTGAAAGATGTCCGCTTTGTCAACTGTCACCCTGACTACTTCCAGTCTTCATCCACGG AGCTGTCTTGTAATTTTGAGGAGGGACTGTGCAACTGGTACCAGGATCACGCTGACAACTTTGACTGGACGGTTCAGTCAGGGATGGATCACTCTACTGGCATTG GTAAAAGCTTGGTGGTAGATATGTGGAGTCCCTCTCTACGAGGTTTGTCTGGTCGGCTGGTTTCTTTCCCTCAGCCACCAACCTCCCAAGAACACTGCCTTTACTTCTACTACAGACTCTATGGACCGGACACAG GTGAGCTGAAGGTGAAGCTACACGATCCTAACGGCTACGAGGTTCTGCTGTGGAGCAGGGGCGGTCCCCATGGTAACGTGTGGCACGAGGGTCACTGCCCAGTTGCCCAGCAACTAACTTCCTTCCAG ctggtgtTCGAGGCGGTGCGCTCAGGATTCGACGGGGAGGTGGCGTTAGACGATGTGGCGCTTTACAAGCGTCCGTGCTCCGTGCCCAGGGCCTGCTCCTTCGAGGGCCAGGCGTGCGGCTTCACTTCCGGCTACGGCCCCGCCCGCTGGCGCCTCCAGAACGGCTTCTCCACCAGCACCGGGCCCAGAACAGACCACACGCTGGAGACACagatgg GGTACTACATGATGCTAGACAGTGATAAAGAGGTCCTCCCACAAGGGGCTGtgtccaccctcacctcccccctgaGCTGGGCCAGCTACAACCCCAAGTGTGTCAACTTCTGGTATCACATGGGAGGAAAGAACCCAG GGTCGTTCTCCGTGTACGTGAAgccagagaagggagagagagtgaagatcTTTTCCAACAGCGTGAGCCGGGGAGGCGTCTGGCGTCACGGCAACGGCagcatcagcgtcagcgcttcTGACTGGCAG CTGGAGTTCGAggtggagggagcaggaggaacaCACAGCTACGTGGCCCTGGATGACGTCATCCTGTCGAACCACCCCTGCCACTCACCAG GTGAGGATTGTGACCTGGAGCGAGGTCTGTGTGGCTGGACCAACACCCAGAACACCACACTGGACAAGCTGGACTGGGAGCTCACCAGTGCTGAGGCAGAGTCCCACTACCCCACCCCGCCCTGGGACCACACGCTGGGGAATGAGAGAg gccacttcctgtttcttcccagcagcagcagggacacagccaatcacaacGCTCAGCTGCTGAGTCCACACCTGCCCTCCACCAAAGGCACCTGCCTGCGCTTCTGGGCTCACAAGCCCTCCTCCG gtgacagTTATCTGAAGGTGTTGAGGTGGTCTGGGGTCCAGTCACAGCAGCTGCTGGAGGTCAGGGAAGTGACCTCTGTGTGGAAACGCTTCGACATCAACATTACCTCTGCTGAGGAGTACCAG ATTGTGTTTGAGGGATTCAAAGGCACATCAGGAGTGTTTGCTCTGGATGACATCCAGTACACCGTAGGATTCAACTGTGCAGGCGCTGCCACCGACCCACTGC ccacacacccaCCAGACAATGCAGGCGGCATTGCGGCCTCCATCATCGTGCTCCTGCTGCTGGTCGCCACCCTGGCAGGGGTGTTGTGCTACTTCCTGCGTGAGAAGAAGAGGGCAGGAAGTGCTTCTCAAGCTTCCTGTTCTGACCAGGGCTTCAGCAATGACTCGTATGATCAAAGTCTCACA GACCCAACAGGTGGGACCAGGGCCGGCTCCGGAATATTTTCAGTGGAGGAGAACAGGGAGGAGCAGCCGTGA
- the phpt1 gene encoding 14 kDa phosphohistidine phosphatase gives MCTQTRAAALMANIPQAEIDPTGVFKYVLIRVHSKEEGDDSSVDIVRGFAWAEYHADIYDKVSGELEKLGPLDCECVGGGRIKHDTQAKKIHVYGYSMGFGRANHSVSTEKLKVRYPEYEVTWDNEGY, from the exons ATGTGTACTCAAACGAGAGCTGCGGCACTTATGGCTAACATTCCCCAGGCAGAAATCGATCCAACTGGTGTGTTCAAGTATGTTCTCATTCGAGTCCACAGTAAAGAAGAGGGTGACGACTCTAGTGTAGATATTGTGCGCGGATTTGCCTGGGCCGAGTATCACG CGGACATCTATGACAAAGTGTCAGGAGAGCTGGAAAAGTTAGGTCCTCTAGACTGTGAatgtgttggaggagggaggataaaGCACGATACACAGGCAAAGAAGATACATGTGTATGGCTATTCAATG GGATTTGGGAGAGCGAACCATTCTGTGTCCACAGAAAAACTGAAGGTCCGCTACCCTGAATACGAGGTGACGTGGGACAACGAAGGATACTGA